CCAACAGCGGCGTCACCAAATTCTTAACAAAATAAACTGTCTCGCGAACTTCCACCTCCGAAGAGGACAATGTTACCTCCTTTTGGCCTGTAACAACCAATCTATGGTTTCCAGCGCCTCTGAGAATTTTGTTAGAGTGATTGACAATTTCCACTAAATTGGCCATAGACGCCGGTACAACTGTAACTGCGGCTCCCGTGTATAGTTTAAATTTCACCTGATGTGAATTCAGTCTGATGTTCGCGATCCATGCTTTTGGAGTTTCAGTAATATTTTCACTCGTGAGTCCATCTAGTCATTCCGATTCGGAGCCAAAATACAAACTCTCTAGTCCCTCGGACTCCTGCGTGAGCTCGCTAGTTATATTTATCTGCgatcctttttttgttttacatgcCTTAGCTCTAGCCCAGTGCcctttctctttacagatataaCAAGTCGCGTTGCGTGCAGGGCATCTCTCTCTTGGATGCGAGTCTCTGTTACGAAAGAAACACTTTTGTTTGCCCTGTTGGCTGCAAGTTCGATTTTTGAATTTGTCGCTAGTTGcagtataattttttatcgcaTCTAAGTTATCATCATGGGTTTCCCCTAATAATTTTGCAGCTTGAGCATGGTGGGATATGAACTGTTTAGCTTTTCGAATACAAGTCGCCAAGTCTAACTCTTCGACATCGATAAATTGTTCTCTGAGTTTGTTATCCGCCACTACTACCACAATTCTGTCTCTTATCAACTGGTCACGCATGTTGCCGTAGTCACAGTTGTCAGCCTGGGTATGAACTTCAGTAATAAATTGTTGAATTGACATAGATCCTTGTTTAAGGCTGTTGAATTTTACTAGTTCATAAATTATATTTCTGACGGGTTCAAAATGATTGTCAAACATGGCGATTACATTCACCAATGTTCTTGTTCTACCTTCTTCCGTATCATGAAAATTAAATTGGTCATAGATAGAAACACTGTCCAATCCAATTAGCATTAGCAGGTTT
Above is a genomic segment from Watersipora subatra chromosome 6, tzWatSuba1.1, whole genome shotgun sequence containing:
- the LOC137398315 gene encoding uncharacterized protein, whose product is MAEGSKDDRFVKKLNFKDENLSVSWKTFKRQFNILRIAKKYGDMEKEEKFANLLMLIGLDSVSIYDQFNFHDTEEGRTRTLVNVIAMFDNHFEPVRNIIYELVKFNSLKQGSMSIQQFITEVHTQADNCDYGNMRDQLIRDRIVVVVADNKLREQFIDVEELDLATCIRKAKQFISHHAQAAKLLGETHDDNLDAIKNYTATSDKFKNRTCSQQGKQKCFFRNRDSHPRERCPARNATCYICKEKGHWARAKACKTKKGSQINITSELTQESEGLESLYFGSESE